The following are encoded together in the Bacillus sp. NP157 genome:
- a CDS encoding abortive infection family protein codes for MMPGLQSSPDGYAYLLQDQSVRGPLILALKRAIAGAFTKSDWVEFGYSTQTSDLISSHPRLLRSLDFGDDDYEACVFGILEYVFDRTPQALPALLTHTKLKAALEATQPDLLERFGVVTSRISAPPVDQRASESVWRALRDVDTLLSTGGPVHVVDRLHTALHGYLRQLCADHRIPLSPDASLTTAFKAYRQAHAGNPPSPHAAPVAAVLQSLASAVDAVNAMRNSASIAHPNAQLLTQAEAELVVNTVRTLMHYLKSTEPPH; via the coding sequence ATGATGCCCGGACTGCAATCGTCACCCGACGGGTACGCTTACCTGCTCCAGGACCAGAGTGTGCGTGGTCCCCTCATCCTCGCTCTGAAGCGTGCCATCGCTGGAGCGTTCACCAAGTCGGATTGGGTCGAGTTCGGTTATTCCACGCAGACCAGTGACCTCATCTCCAGTCATCCCCGACTGCTTCGGAGCCTCGATTTCGGCGACGATGACTACGAAGCGTGCGTGTTCGGCATCCTCGAGTACGTCTTCGACCGCACGCCACAAGCACTCCCTGCGCTCCTGACCCACACGAAACTGAAGGCGGCCCTCGAGGCGACGCAACCCGACCTCCTCGAGCGCTTCGGCGTGGTCACCTCACGCATCAGTGCGCCGCCGGTTGACCAGCGTGCCAGCGAATCCGTCTGGCGCGCCTTGCGTGATGTCGACACCCTCCTGTCGACGGGAGGTCCCGTGCACGTGGTCGACCGCCTGCACACCGCCCTGCACGGCTATCTTCGACAGCTTTGCGCCGACCACCGCATTCCGTTGTCCCCGGACGCCTCACTCACGACGGCGTTCAAGGCGTATCGCCAGGCCCACGCAGGCAACCCGCCATCGCCCCACGCTGCGCCCGTGGCCGCCGTCTTGCAGTCGTTGGCATCGGCGGTTGACGCGGTCAACGCCATGCGAAACAGCGCGAGCATCGCTCATCCCAACGCACAGCTCCTCACACAGGCCGAAGCAGAGCTGGTCGTCAACACGGTCCGGACCCTGATGCACTACCTGAAGTCGACCGAACCGCCCCACTGA
- a CDS encoding DUF4263 domain-containing protein: MSEEKPLNERFLALLASKAPDGRQKEQWVQDFLEENSELLPTTTLLNHGLQFQAVVSKYALASEHVCDYAFVTKSSDRWRVTFVELESPDKKIFTMDEQNPHFTKAFNDAKAQVQRWRTFVKRNEAEALRHLEPLFKPDNMRRMPFEFRYQLIIGRSDNKNLSPERMGFIVQEEEDTGIQILSYDSLIRYWENGPRRKKNVLAVAGNRLKFKLIHTSPGHMFSYVGPDQLALSATDKTYFRNLGYEIDTWTTGELLTVGMGKYGASTSFEDEMEKRRLPKGN, from the coding sequence ATGTCTGAAGAAAAGCCGCTGAATGAACGTTTTCTTGCCCTCCTCGCCAGCAAAGCACCAGACGGTCGACAGAAGGAACAGTGGGTACAGGACTTTCTCGAAGAGAACTCCGAGCTCCTCCCTACCACAACACTCCTCAACCATGGCCTTCAGTTCCAGGCTGTCGTTTCGAAGTATGCCCTTGCGAGCGAACATGTCTGCGATTATGCGTTCGTGACCAAGAGCTCCGACCGCTGGCGCGTCACCTTCGTCGAGCTCGAAAGCCCTGACAAAAAAATCTTCACCATGGACGAGCAAAACCCGCATTTCACGAAGGCCTTCAACGATGCAAAGGCGCAGGTCCAGCGTTGGCGAACGTTTGTCAAGAGGAACGAGGCCGAGGCCCTGCGGCACCTTGAACCGCTCTTCAAGCCTGACAACATGCGTCGCATGCCGTTCGAGTTTCGCTACCAGCTCATCATCGGCAGGTCGGACAACAAGAACCTTTCACCCGAGCGAATGGGTTTCATCGTGCAAGAGGAGGAGGACACGGGTATCCAGATTCTCAGTTACGACAGCCTCATCCGCTACTGGGAAAACGGGCCACGGAGAAAGAAAAATGTCCTTGCCGTCGCGGGGAACCGATTGAAGTTCAAACTGATTCATACGAGCCCGGGCCACATGTTTTCCTATGTTGGCCCTGACCAGCTCGCCCTCAGCGCTACCGATAAGACGTACTTTCGGAACCTCGGTTACGAGATTGACACTTGGACGACGGGCGAGCTTCTCACTGTCGGAATGGGGAAATACGGCGCTTCGACATCCTTTGAAGACGAAATGGAAAAACGCCGACTTCCGAAAGGCAATTGA
- a CDS encoding ankyrin repeat domain-containing protein, whose translation MNLVLQRALCDAAWMGDACTVEALIHHPDVDPAAHHSTALMHGAHRGKRHCVHLLLPVSNPNARNAEPLWRAARYRRASCVRLLAPVSDTTGWESWQWAELPEAMQALVRRHSPTGRT comes from the coding sequence ATGAATCTTGTGTTGCAACGAGCGCTGTGTGACGCGGCGTGGATGGGGGATGCCTGCACTGTCGAGGCCCTCATCCACCATCCGGACGTCGACCCCGCCGCCCATCACTCGACCGCATTGATGCATGGCGCCCATCGTGGGAAACGACATTGCGTGCACTTGCTTTTGCCGGTGAGCAATCCCAATGCACGCAACGCCGAGCCGCTCTGGCGAGCCGCGCGCTACCGGCGGGCGTCGTGTGTGCGACTCCTCGCGCCGGTGTCCGACACAACGGGATGGGAGTCCTGGCAGTGGGCCGAGTTGCCAGAGGCCATGCAGGCGTTGGTCCGGCGCCACTCGCCCACGGGCCGGACGTGA
- a CDS encoding phage N-6-adenine-methyltransferase, with translation MTRIPRPTTPTTAPAGASTRKKPPVRRGFRHDRTEGEETWLTPRWLVDALDLPTNADVDPCAPPVRYWKTARRHFNKQQDGFNRPWSPDDFYWVNPPYGAECAKWMEKLASHGNGLLLIFARTDTKAFHDTVFSHPNTSAVFFFRGRLKFANGEGEEVGTAGAPSALIAYGAKALSVVRRAVREGHMDGHLLELTR, from the coding sequence ATGACCCGTATTCCCAGGCCCACCACCCCCACGACCGCCCCGGCAGGAGCGTCCACCCGTAAGAAGCCGCCCGTCCGGCGCGGTTTCCGACATGACCGGACTGAGGGCGAGGAGACGTGGCTGACGCCCCGCTGGCTCGTCGACGCCCTGGACCTGCCAACCAATGCCGACGTCGACCCCTGCGCACCGCCCGTGCGGTACTGGAAGACGGCGCGGAGGCATTTCAACAAGCAGCAGGATGGCTTCAACCGTCCGTGGAGCCCTGACGACTTCTACTGGGTCAATCCGCCCTATGGCGCCGAGTGCGCCAAATGGATGGAAAAGCTCGCAAGCCACGGCAATGGCTTGTTGCTCATCTTTGCGCGCACTGACACGAAGGCGTTTCACGACACCGTCTTCTCGCATCCCAATACCAGTGCGGTGTTTTTCTTTCGCGGCCGGTTGAAGTTCGCCAATGGGGAGGGGGAGGAGGTCGGCACGGCCGGTGCACCGTCGGCACTCATTGCCTACGGCGCAAAGGCGCTGAGTGTCGTCCGGCGGGCCGTGCGGGAGGGCCATATGGATGGCCACCTGCTCGAGCTGACCCGCTGA